From a region of the Coffea arabica cultivar ET-39 chromosome 3e, Coffea Arabica ET-39 HiFi, whole genome shotgun sequence genome:
- the LOC113736950 gene encoding putative late blight resistance protein homolog R1A-4, whose protein sequence is MASGGGGAASSLDRLDSVLEGLRRRSVTAEQVYKDWRVLRILWESCHKGSDAGVKIEAAAEEIAHDLNRISDGEEEDNEGPESQFLLQLARDCETKTKRLMAEIGEALDYLYSSCSTGGSTISSSLQLQLMSPATLDVSFWPRFVSHAQSNVLRISQIVVDHLGHEHFGIRDQVFTFYNSLKSIKRYFGLLLSDPKFPYLGGSGVGEGAGAKTDDAVPSIDASLGHVVSLVLRIVDRCSVHWLDCKTGRIQVEKGELSKFVEDLHHEVHPRNPTFMSFHLNFLLTLCCISNNKDEEMDVVMQFCNYLFNSERGDFRKEVPSLLTLFVDATTKLKDKDAVKSFFPEINAMLVEIASLFEVNCRKGHKLDDSPQCSELLTRICLLRAELSLMAQIHNMSEIISNSSSSSSMLSDWKDISRNLSIYSKNLPLEKIEGGEKMLAFTESLFQEVESLHQSFRDKKITGCIMKNSLLLLFFKIVIFKEESFLTDLLLLKSGNDATSMASGKDRIALHLQKLEYFPLILSDERMKNTEDIFRAFKPIEVFFRSLTSLNYSFLIAQDEMILSFSELLDKMNQLMEAKLKKIIPQFPLFAFPTTFRLNFVDSLSTNLVELLKYDPVSIALAKHHIEEIQRHLQSLSSFLVDVSKLQIEEDQELKDIGKQIIHLAYKAEYVIDSIEVDAQWQDFFWLNDVLEELRLVNEKACGIQLTIRDAKVLVPENVTKDVSRGTFPRDGTMAIDEIVVDLWDQEEMITDMLTRGSMSLNTVSIFGMPGLGKTLLARKVYNNRIVMRHFHIRAWCTVSQVYEERQLLLQILADISELTDRISEMNDEDLEDKLWKMLKRRRYLIVMDDVWSVGAYNDLKRIFPDDHNGSRILVTTRSRGLALEINPHREPHSLRALSEDESFRLLKMKVFNEEDCPKELVAVGKEIARQCRGLPLAIVAVAGILKMTEKSRNSWKKIANSLSSQVLNDPEAQGQSVLELSYQYLPEYLKPCFLYMGVLDKDKDILVSKLIQLWLAEGLIPKTQTKSFEDLAEEFLVELIDKSLVIVSRRRSNGKVKACRLQSLMLDFCKSKAKDANFFQLVTRCDDPYASFPSSDYGFEFDFYHHLRPVSFASYRLAVCLKQNQFLESRPSGLGTRSLVFFASTDSETRWPYDISFILHNFKLLRVLDFECIDVASFPVEIGLLIQLRYLAVGGYVTSIPQSLGNLRKLETLIVKGLRGKIILPNTIWCLTSLRHLHVKIHVAFNLDDEESENSSVLENLVSFSRLSLPCGQDAERILKRFPNLRKLSCIFYESQDSSTTFNQFPALDFLTHLESVKILYFGTPLNDGKFNLPSNLKKLTLSDFRLPWSHMSAIGRLPNLEVLKLQSGAFEGQIWEMKEGEFQRLRFLSLDTLDIVQWNASRDHLPTLERLVLQNCIDLEEIPMYLVDIPTLQMIEVNCCAQSVEESAIRIREECMDMGIDDIKVFIRSSDLTT, encoded by the coding sequence ATGGCTTCTGGTGGTGGTGGTGCGGCTTCTAGTTTGGATCGCCTtgattctgttttggaagggtTACGGCGTCGATCGGTCACTGCAGAGCAGGTCTACAAGGACTGGAGGGTTCTGAGGATTCTTTGGGAGTCCTGTCATAAGGGGAGTGATGCAGGTGTCAAGATTGAAGCTGCAGCCGAGGAGATTGCCCATGACCTTAATCGTATTTCTGATGGAGAGGAGGAGGACAACGAGGGTCCAGAATCACAGTTCCTTCTCCAGTTAGCTCGTGATTGTGAAACAAAAACCAAGCGATTAATGGCTGAAATTGGAGAAGCTCTTGACTATCTGTACTCGTCGTGCTCAACAGGAGGGAGCACCATCAGCAGCTCACTCCAGTTACAGCTGATGTCTCCTGCAACTCTTGATGTTTCCTTTTGGCCAAGATTTGTCAGCCATGCACAATCAAACGTGCTCAGAATCAGTCAGATTGTGGTAGATCACTTGGGTCATGAACACTTTGGTATACGGGATCAAGTCTTTACCTTCTACAACAGTCTAAAGTCCATCAAGCGTTACTTTGGTCTATTACTAAGTGATCCCAAATTCCCATACCTGGGAGGATCAGGCGTTGGAGAAGGGGCAGGAGCAAAAACAGATGATGCAGTGCCTAGTATTGATGCCTCCCTCGGTCATGTGGTATCCTTGGTCCTTCGAATTGTAGATCGGTGTTCTGTCCACTGGTTGGATTGCAAAACAGGCCGGATCCAAGTGGAAAAAGGTGAGCTGAGTAAGTTCGTGGAGGATTTGCACCATGAGGTTCATCCAAGAAATCCCACTTTCATGAGTTTCCATCTCAATTTCCTTTTGACTCTTTGCTGTATTAGTAATAACAAGGATGAAGAGATGGATGTTGTTATGCAATTCTGCAACTATCTCTTCAATTCTGAACGTGGTGATTTTCGAAAAGAGGTGCCTTCCCTTTTAACTCTTTTTGTTGATGCTACTACTAAATTAAAGGACAAGGATGCAGTAAAAAGTTTCTTTCCAGAAATCAATGCAATGCTGGTTGAGATAGCGTCGCTCTTTGAAGTCAATTGTCGCAAGGGGCACAAACTGGATGACTCTCCTCAGTGTTCTGAGTTACTTACAAGAATTTGTCTTCTCAGAGCGGAGCTTTCCCTCATGGCACAAATTCATAATATGAGCGAAATTATCAGCAATTCATCGTCCTCCTCCAGTATGCTTTCAGATTGGAAAGATATCTCGAGAAATCTGAgcatatattccaaaaatttaCCCCTTGAGAAGATTGAGGGTGGGGAAAAGATGTTGGCGTTCACTGAATCGTTGTTTCAGGAAGTAGAATCTCTTCATCAGTCATTTAGGGACAAGAAAATCACTGGATGTATCATGAAGAACTCACTTCTCCTACTTTTTTTTAAGATTGTGATTTTCAAGGAAGAGTCGTTTCTAACGGATTTATTACTGTTGAAGAGTGGTAATGACGCAACTTCCATGGCTAGTGGGAAAGATCGAATTGCACTTCATCTTCAGAAGCTTGAGTACTTTCCACTAATTCTCTCAGATGAGCGAATGAAGAATACAGAGGACATCTTCAGAGCCTTCAAACCAATTGAAGTTTTTTTCAGGAGTCTGACAAGTCTCAATTATTCTTTTCTTATCGCACAAGATGAAATGATCCTTTCATTTTCCGAGCTTTTAGATAAGATGAACCAGTTGATGGAGGCAAAGCTCAAAAAGATAATTCCCCAATTTCCACTGTTTGCTTTCCCTACGACTTTCAGACTGAATTTCGTTGATTCTCTGTCAACAAACCTTGTGGAGCTGCTGAAATATGATCCTGTGTCAATTGCATTGGCAAAGCACCACATTGAAGAGATTCAACGACATCTCCAGTCATTGAGTTCTTTTCTTGTGGATGTTTCAAAGTTACAGATTGAAGAGGATCAGGAGCTGAAAGATATTGGTAAACAAATCATTCATTTGGCCTATAAAGCAGAGTATGTGATTGATTCAATTGAGGTTGATGCTCAATGGCAGGATTTCTTCTGGTTAAATGATGTACTGGAGGAGTTGAGACTTGTAAATGAGAAGGCCTGTGGAATTCAGTTGACCATCCGTGATGCTAAAGTCCTAGTTCCCGAAAATGTGACCAAGGATGTTTCACGCGGTACGTTTCCAAGGGATGGTACAATGGCAATCGATGAAATTGTGGTGGATCTATGGGACCAAGAAGAAATGATAACCGACATGCTTACTAGAGGATCCATGAGTCTAAATACTGTTTCTATTTTTGGAATGCCCGGTTTAGGCAAGACTCTATTGGCGAGGAAAGTATACAACAATAGAATTGTCATGCGCCACTTCCATATTCGTGCATGGTGCACTGTTTCCCAAGTATATGAGGAAAGGCAATTATTGCTTCAGATTTTAGCAGATATTAGCGAGCTTACTGACAGGATTTCTGAAATGAATGATGAAGATCTCGAGGACAAACTCTGGAAGATGTTGAAAAGAAGAAGGTATCTCATAGTTATGGATGACGTTTGGAGTGTTGGAGCTTATAATGACTTAAAACGTATTTTCCCGGATGACCACAATGGAAGTAGAATTCTGGTAACCACTCGTTCCCGTGGATTGGCCTTGGAAATCAATCCACATAGAGAACCTCATTCTCTTCGTGCGCTCTCTGAGGATGAAAGTTTCAGGTTATTAAAGATGAAGGTATTCAATGAGGAAGATTGCCCCAAAGAGTTAGTGGCAGTTGGAAAAGAAATTGCTCGGCAATGTCGAGGATTGCCTCTTGCAATTGTTGCTGTAGCTGGTATACTGAAGATGACAGAAAAGAGCCGAAATTCGTGGAAGAAAATAGCAAACAGCTTGAGCTCCCAGGTACTCAATGACCCAGAAGCTCAGGGCCAGTCAGTCCTAGAACTAAGCTACCAATACTTGCCGGAATATCTAAAACCATGCTTTCTCTACATGGGAGTTCTTGATAAAGACAAAGATATTCTTGTTAGCAAGTTGATTCAGCTGTGGCTTGCAGAAGGGTTAATACcaaaaactcagacaaagagctTTGAAGATTTGGCAGAGGAGTTTTTGGTGGAGTTGATTGACAAAAGCTTGGTAATAGTCTCCAGAAGAAGATCCAACGGCAAAGTCAAAGCATGTCGTCTTCAGTCTCTTATGCTTGATTTCTGTAAGTCGAAAGCCAAAGATGCAAACTTCTTTCAGCTAGTAACCAGGTGTGATGACCCATATGCTTCTTTTCCCAGTTCAGATTATggttttgaatttgatttttacCATCATTTGCGTCCTGTTTCATTTGCATCCTATCGGTTGGCTGTATGTTTGAAGCAAAATCAGTTTCTTGAATCAAGACCATCTGGCCTGGGCACCCGTTCTTTGGTGTTTTTTGCCTCTACAGATTCAGAAACTAGATGGCCTTACGACATCTCGTTCATTTTGCACAACTTTAAATTACTTAGGGTGTTGGATTTCGAATGCATCGACGTGGCTTCTTTTCCTGTTGAAATTGGACTACTGATTCAATTGAGATATTTAGCAGTTGGGGGGTATGTGACTTCTATTCCACAATCATTAGGCAACCTCAGGAAACTGGAAACTCTTATTGTGAAAGGATTGCGTGGTAAGATCATCTTGCCAAATACGATTTGGTGCCTGACAAGTCTGAGGCATCTTCATGTGAAAATCCATGTTGCTTTCAACTTGGATGACGAAGAGTCTGAAAACTCCTCTGTTTTAGAAAATTTGGTCAGCTTTTCCCGCCTGTCCCTTCCCTGTGGTCAGGATGCAGAAAGGATACTGAAGAGGTTTCCAAATCTTCGCAAACTGAGTTGCATATTCTATGAGTCACAGGATTCTTCCACGACCTTCAATCAATTTCCAGCGTTGGATTTTCTAACTCATTTGGAGTCAGTCAAGATACTCTACTTTGGGACCCCTCTCAATGATGGCAAGTTCAACCTGCCATCGAATCTGAAGAAATTGACTCTCTCAGACTTTCGCTTGCCATGGAGCCATATGTCTGCAATTGGGAGGCTTCCAAACCTAGAAGTTCTCAAGTTACAATCTGGTGCCTTTGAAGGGCAAATATGGGAGATGAAGGAAGGAGAGTTCCAGAGACTCAGATTCTTGAGCTTAGACACTCTGGACATTGTCCAATGGAATGCCTCTCGTGACCACCTCCCTACACTTGAAAGACTTGTCTTACAAAATTGCATTGACCTTGAGGAAATTCCGATGTATCTTGTGGATATACCTACACTGCAAATGATTGAAGTGAATTGCTGTGCACAATCTGTAGAAGAGTCGGCCATTAGGATTAGGGAGGAATGCATGGACATGGGTATTGATGACATCAAAGTCTTTATCAGGAGTTCAGATTTGACAACATGA